In one Winogradskyella sp. MH6 genomic region, the following are encoded:
- a CDS encoding ABC transporter permease, which produces MLKTAEESWLYTISSKKKLIDFNFKEIWRYRDLLVLFVKRDIITVYKQTVLGPLWYLIQPLFTSLIFTLIFNNLANIPTGNGVPNFLFNLAGVTLWNYFKECLVGTSDTFKKNENIFGKVYFPRVIMPMSVVFSNLLKFGIQLLIFIAFYIYYMWFSHKDYSLTLQPNILMFPVLVIFMALLGLGFGMIISSMTTKYRDLSFLVQFGVQLLMYGSAVMYPMSYFKIKLPDYYWLIEWNPIAVLVEAFRTIVLGLGDLDYNKLIYAAIISIVTFLVGLIIFNKTEKSFIDTI; this is translated from the coding sequence ATTTTGAAAACTGCCGAAGAAAGCTGGCTTTACACAATTTCATCTAAGAAGAAGTTAATTGATTTTAATTTCAAGGAGATATGGAGATATAGAGACTTATTGGTTTTGTTTGTAAAAAGAGATATTATAACAGTCTACAAGCAAACAGTTTTAGGGCCTCTTTGGTATCTTATCCAGCCATTATTTACTTCATTAATTTTTACTTTAATATTCAATAATCTTGCTAATATTCCTACAGGAAATGGAGTGCCAAATTTTTTGTTCAACTTAGCAGGTGTAACACTATGGAACTATTTTAAGGAATGTTTGGTAGGTACCAGTGATACTTTTAAAAAAAATGAAAACATATTTGGTAAGGTTTATTTTCCGCGTGTAATTATGCCTATGTCTGTGGTGTTTTCTAACTTACTAAAGTTTGGTATTCAACTGTTAATATTTATAGCCTTCTATATATATTATATGTGGTTTTCACATAAAGATTACTCACTCACATTACAGCCAAACATACTTATGTTTCCGGTATTAGTAATTTTTATGGCTTTGTTAGGACTTGGTTTCGGAATGATAATATCTTCTATGACAACAAAATACAGAGACTTGTCTTTTTTGGTTCAATTTGGTGTGCAGTTGTTAATGTATGGCTCAGCTGTAATGTATCCTATGTCATATTTCAAAATAAAACTACCAGACTATTATTGGTTGATAGAATGGAACCCAATTGCTGTTTTAGTTGAAGCTTTTAGGACAATAGTTTTGGGACTTGGTGATTTGGATTATAATAAATTGATTTATGCTGCTATAATAAGCATTGTTACCTTTTTGGTTGGATTGATTATTTTTAATAAAACAGAAAAAAGTTTTATAGATACTATCTAG
- a CDS encoding NAD-dependent epimerase/dehydratase family protein, whose amino-acid sequence MTNILITGGAGQLGSSLAAKLALRNDVTVVIIDNLSTGKRSKVLQNDNIKFIRADVNDYNDIISIFATYKFEYVFHYAAVVGVERTLKKPINVLNDIEGIKNILSLSKNSGVKRVFYSSSSEVYGEPFEIPQNEKTTPLNSRLPYAIVKNVGEAFFKAYKKEYDLDYTIFRFFNTYGPMQSNDFVIPRFVRLALNNQPIPIYGDGSQTRSFCYIDDNVDTCINALYNDVYVNDVLNVGNEKEISVLELAQKVIKITNSSSEIIFLPALKEGDMNRRCPDISKMKKLLGRDLISLDEGIEKLKYFYNTYTIEKA is encoded by the coding sequence ATGACAAATATTTTAATAACGGGAGGAGCTGGGCAATTAGGAAGTTCTCTAGCAGCTAAATTGGCTTTAAGAAATGACGTAACGGTTGTTATAATAGACAATTTATCTACAGGAAAGAGGTCAAAAGTTTTGCAAAATGACAACATAAAGTTCATTAGAGCAGACGTAAATGACTACAATGATATCATTTCAATCTTTGCAACATATAAATTTGAATATGTTTTTCATTATGCGGCAGTGGTAGGTGTAGAGCGTACTTTAAAAAAACCAATTAATGTTCTAAACGATATTGAAGGCATAAAAAACATACTTTCTTTATCAAAAAACTCAGGTGTAAAACGCGTCTTTTATTCAAGTTCTTCTGAGGTTTATGGAGAGCCTTTTGAAATTCCTCAAAACGAAAAAACTACACCCTTAAATTCAAGATTACCTTACGCTATTGTTAAAAATGTTGGAGAAGCTTTTTTTAAAGCCTACAAAAAGGAGTACGATTTGGATTACACAATTTTCCGTTTTTTTAATACTTATGGACCTATGCAAAGCAATGATTTTGTAATTCCGAGATTTGTGCGTTTAGCTTTGAACAATCAACCAATTCCTATTTATGGAGACGGCAGTCAAACACGATCGTTTTGTTACATAGATGATAATGTAGATACCTGTATTAATGCATTGTATAATGATGTGTATGTTAACGATGTGCTAAATGTTGGTAACGAAAAGGAAATTAGTGTTTTAGAATTGGCTCAAAAAGTTATTAAGATTACAAATTCTTCATCAGAAATTATTTTTCTTCCTGCACTTAAAGAAGGAGATATGAACAGGAGATGCCCAGATATATCTAAGATGAAAAAGCTTCTGGGTCGAGATTTAATATCATTAGACGAAGGTATAGAAAAATTGAAATACTTTTATAATACCTATACAATAGAAAAAGCATGA
- a CDS encoding SDR family oxidoreductase has product MYSNQYHNQDLSQLSFLVTGGAGFIGSNIVEYLLKYGAKKVRVLDDFSNGYRENLTEFMDNPSFELLEGDIRDLETCKEAMESIDYVTHQAALGSVPRSINDPATSNEVNVSGFLNMLIALKESKTVKRMMYAASSSTYGDSKSLPKVEDTIGKPLSPYAVTKYVNELYADVFGKTYGTDVIGLRYFNVFGPKQSPNGAYAAVIPLFMQALKDNKPSKINGDGEQTRDFTFVDNAVQANIRGFFAPKEAANEVFNVACGERITVNYLWDSLKVAAGSELDAVYGPPRQGDVRDSLADISKAEKLLGYKPQYTVREGLKITWDYFN; this is encoded by the coding sequence ATGTACTCAAATCAATATCATAACCAAGATTTATCACAATTAAGTTTTTTAGTTACAGGTGGAGCAGGCTTTATAGGCTCCAATATTGTAGAGTATTTGTTAAAGTATGGTGCTAAAAAAGTTAGAGTACTAGATGATTTTTCTAACGGTTATCGCGAAAATTTAACTGAGTTTATGGATAATCCTTCTTTTGAATTATTAGAAGGAGATATTAGAGATTTGGAAACTTGCAAAGAAGCAATGGAAAGTATAGATTATGTGACGCATCAGGCAGCTTTGGGTTCTGTGCCTCGTTCTATTAATGATCCTGCAACTTCAAATGAGGTAAATGTTTCAGGATTTTTAAATATGCTCATAGCTTTAAAAGAAAGTAAGACCGTAAAGCGTATGATGTATGCTGCATCAAGTTCGACGTATGGCGATAGTAAATCCTTGCCAAAAGTTGAAGATACTATCGGAAAGCCATTATCTCCTTATGCGGTAACAAAGTATGTAAACGAATTGTATGCAGATGTTTTTGGAAAAACTTATGGTACAGATGTTATAGGATTACGCTATTTTAATGTGTTTGGACCAAAGCAGAGCCCAAATGGCGCTTATGCTGCGGTAATTCCACTATTTATGCAAGCTTTGAAAGACAATAAGCCATCTAAAATAAATGGTGATGGTGAGCAAACCAGAGATTTTACATTTGTGGATAATGCTGTACAGGCTAATATTAGAGGATTCTTTGCACCAAAAGAAGCTGCAAATGAAGTATTTAATGTTGCGTGTGGAGAACGTATTACAGTAAATTACCTTTGGGACTCACTTAAAGTTGCGGCAGGTTCTGAGTTAGATGCTGTCTATGGCCCACCAAGGCAAGGAGATGTAAGAGATTCTTTGGCAGATATTTCTAAAGCAGAAAAGCTATTAGGCTACAAACCTCAATATACGGTTAGGGAAGGTTTAAAAATTACTTGGGATTATTTTAATTAA
- a CDS encoding nucleotide sugar dehydrogenase produces the protein MTHSEDKIAIIGLGYVGLPLAVEFAKQFFVVGFDINKQRINELNSGVDKTLEVDNDNLKSVLTSDLSADKGLYITDNLEALAVANYYIVTVPTPTDELKRPVFTPLIKASETVGKVLKNDDIVVYESTVYPGATEDVCIPVLEKVSGLKFNKDFYAGYSPERINPGDKKHTVTKILKVTSGSTPEIAEKVDQLYKKVITAGTHLAPSIKVAEAAKVIENSQRDINIAFVNELSKIFRLLDIDTKAVLEAAGTKWNFLKFSPGLVGGHCIGVDPYYLAQKAIESGYNPEIILAGRKMNDSMGSYVATETVKMMINKGATIKGSNALVLGITFKENCPDIRNSRVIDIIEELQSYHVNVDVYDPWASTEEVKHEYNLDLKSSMDDLQSNYDAIILAVSHNEFLELSIDNLKSDNSVVFDVKSLLPINSVDARL, from the coding sequence ATGACACATTCTGAAGATAAAATTGCAATCATAGGATTAGGTTATGTTGGTTTACCATTAGCTGTAGAATTTGCAAAACAATTTTTTGTTGTTGGTTTTGATATCAATAAGCAAAGAATCAATGAGTTAAATTCTGGTGTAGACAAAACATTAGAAGTTGATAATGATAACCTTAAATCTGTTTTAACTTCAGATCTAAGTGCTGATAAAGGCTTGTATATAACAGATAATTTAGAAGCCTTAGCGGTAGCTAATTACTATATTGTTACAGTGCCGACACCAACAGATGAGTTAAAGCGTCCGGTATTTACACCACTTATAAAAGCAAGTGAAACTGTAGGTAAGGTGTTAAAGAATGATGATATTGTTGTTTATGAATCTACGGTATATCCTGGTGCAACAGAAGATGTTTGTATTCCTGTTTTAGAAAAAGTATCAGGTCTTAAGTTTAATAAGGATTTTTATGCAGGATATTCTCCGGAACGTATTAATCCCGGAGACAAAAAGCATACGGTAACTAAGATATTAAAAGTAACCTCTGGTTCAACCCCTGAGATTGCTGAAAAAGTAGATCAACTTTATAAAAAAGTTATTACAGCAGGAACGCATTTAGCTCCTTCAATAAAAGTGGCTGAGGCTGCCAAAGTAATTGAAAATTCTCAACGTGATATTAATATTGCTTTTGTTAATGAACTATCAAAAATCTTCAGACTTTTAGATATAGATACCAAAGCGGTTTTAGAGGCTGCTGGTACAAAATGGAATTTCTTGAAGTTTTCACCTGGTTTAGTAGGTGGTCACTGTATTGGTGTAGATCCTTATTATTTAGCGCAAAAAGCTATAGAATCTGGTTATAATCCAGAAATTATTCTTGCAGGTCGTAAGATGAACGACAGTATGGGAAGCTATGTTGCCACCGAAACTGTTAAGATGATGATTAATAAAGGAGCAACTATTAAAGGCTCTAACGCATTGGTCTTAGGTATTACTTTTAAAGAAAATTGTCCAGATATTAGAAACTCTAGAGTTATTGATATTATTGAAGAATTGCAATCCTATCATGTTAATGTAGATGTTTATGATCCTTGGGCTTCAACAGAAGAAGTAAAGCACGAATACAATCTAGATTTAAAATCCTCTATGGATGATTTACAATCTAATTATGATGCTATTATTTTGGCAGTGTCTCATAATGAATTTTTAGAATTATCTATTGATAATCTTAAATCTGATAACAGTGTAGTATTTGATGTTAAATCGTTATTGCCAATCAATTCAGTAGATGCTCGTCTATAA
- a CDS encoding sugar transferase, producing the protein MITKKQLRTKRIFDVLLVLLLLPFLIIPIIVLVFIASLDTRKYGVFTQKRVGQYGKLFNIYKIRTLKEGVHQLGHLDKSATSFGKVLRRTKLDELPQLFNVIKGDMSFVGPRPDVQGFADKLEGDDRIVLLVKPGVTGEATLKYKDEEKVLERQKDPDHYNRTIIWVDKVKINKNYVMNYSFYLDLKLILKSIFNR; encoded by the coding sequence TTGATTACAAAAAAACAACTCAGAACAAAACGAATATTTGATGTTCTCTTAGTTTTGTTGTTGTTACCTTTTTTAATTATTCCAATTATTGTCCTAGTATTCATAGCTTCTTTAGATACTAGAAAGTATGGTGTCTTTACACAAAAAAGAGTAGGTCAATACGGTAAGTTGTTTAATATTTACAAGATTAGAACTCTCAAAGAGGGTGTGCATCAACTAGGTCATTTAGATAAAAGCGCCACATCATTTGGTAAAGTTTTAAGACGAACTAAATTAGATGAACTACCTCAATTATTTAATGTTATTAAAGGAGATATGAGTTTTGTTGGACCTAGACCAGATGTTCAGGGTTTTGCAGATAAATTAGAAGGGGATGACAGAATAGTGTTATTGGTTAAACCGGGTGTTACAGGTGAAGCTACATTAAAATACAAGGATGAAGAAAAGGTGTTAGAACGACAAAAAGATCCAGATCACTACAATAGAACGATTATTTGGGTAGATAAAGTGAAAATCAACAAAAACTACGTAATGAATTATAGTTTTTATTTAGATTTGAAACTCATTTTAAAATCTATTTTTAACAGATGA
- a CDS encoding polysaccharide biosynthesis tyrosine autokinase, which produces MDYKDFEDIESLESQRAGFDFKGFLFKALNLWKLVLLCIGVALIVAYFINVRKQNIYRLDSLITVENDQNPFFTANTSISFNWGGVSGKVGSIITAIKTRTHNELVIDSLEFYKEYLRQGKYHLIDIYKECPFEVVTSKSAPQVINKALKIKILDKENFELSYEFEKESSEVQIYNTKEKKSIDIEPGLFKEVFQFGKPVQLPFFNGVIYLKDDSALNPEINYYVRYLNFDSVVNIYRSTINIEPSSKEASSVLRLSLVGKNKSKIVDFLNATTAILSKTELERKNLYATNTIKFIDSSLGNVDAKLKIVTDEMNDFRKKNKVFDVEEEILQVSDQLRTYEQEQLQEQSKLNYLNTLENYLRTRTDYTQIAAPSTVGITESNILSSASRIIGLSVERRNLEYSTKEGSILFDDLDRKIDTEKNVLLEAINSTRNTISVQLNTLSRKIAGLEGKLIDLPENQQEYLKIQRSLDISREAYDVYQAKRSEAAIVKAANVSDITVIDEAKDIGNPPIGPKKSLNYMLALMIGFFAPMFMIFVIYLLDSTVHGSDEIEKMSKIPILGLVGKYRYKNNLIAYEKPKSAVAESFRAIRSSLQFIFKNNPSNTRANTLMITSSVSGEGKTFTSINIATVYALSGKKTILLGLDLRKPKIFDDFNITNEKGIVNYLIEDSDLNEIVTNTHIENLDLITSGPIPPNPSELLMGDRLKKMISDLKDDYDIIILDTPPLGLVTDALELTQYADATIFMVRLDYTKKGMLQLVNSKYRTGELKNISFVLNFYKHKSNHNYGYGYGYGYGYGYGYGAYGNAYHEKDNQSFFKKAKNFLRRL; this is translated from the coding sequence ATGGATTATAAGGATTTTGAGGATATTGAATCATTAGAATCTCAGAGAGCAGGGTTTGATTTTAAAGGGTTTTTATTTAAAGCATTAAATCTATGGAAATTAGTTTTGCTCTGTATTGGTGTGGCTTTGATTGTTGCTTACTTCATCAATGTTAGAAAGCAAAACATCTACAGATTAGATTCCTTAATCACTGTAGAGAATGATCAAAACCCTTTTTTTACAGCCAATACTAGTATATCATTTAATTGGGGAGGTGTATCAGGTAAAGTGGGAAGTATTATCACGGCTATAAAAACCAGGACACACAATGAATTAGTGATTGACTCTTTAGAGTTTTATAAAGAGTATTTAAGGCAAGGTAAATACCATTTAATAGATATTTACAAAGAATGCCCTTTTGAGGTCGTTACAAGTAAATCAGCTCCACAAGTAATAAATAAAGCTTTAAAGATAAAAATTCTTGATAAAGAGAATTTTGAATTGTCTTATGAGTTTGAAAAGGAGAGTAGTGAAGTGCAGATATACAATACTAAAGAGAAAAAGTCCATAGACATAGAGCCTGGTTTGTTTAAAGAGGTATTTCAATTTGGTAAGCCAGTTCAATTACCTTTCTTTAATGGGGTTATATATTTAAAGGACGATTCAGCTTTAAATCCAGAGATAAATTATTATGTAAGATACTTAAATTTTGACAGCGTTGTAAATATTTACAGGAGTACAATTAACATAGAACCATCTTCTAAAGAAGCATCATCTGTTCTAAGACTATCATTGGTAGGAAAGAATAAATCAAAAATTGTAGATTTTTTGAATGCAACAACAGCTATTTTAAGTAAAACTGAATTGGAGCGTAAGAATCTTTATGCAACAAATACAATTAAATTTATTGATAGTAGTTTAGGAAATGTTGATGCAAAATTAAAGATTGTAACTGACGAAATGAATGATTTTCGTAAGAAAAATAAAGTTTTTGATGTTGAAGAAGAAATACTCCAAGTCTCAGATCAACTTAGAACATACGAGCAAGAACAATTACAAGAACAGTCTAAGCTCAATTATTTGAATACACTAGAAAACTATCTAAGAACAAGAACTGACTACACCCAAATAGCCGCCCCATCAACTGTAGGTATAACAGAATCAAATATTTTATCCAGCGCTAGTCGTATTATAGGGTTGTCTGTGGAAAGACGCAACTTAGAGTATAGCACTAAAGAAGGTTCAATTTTATTCGACGATTTAGATCGAAAAATAGATACTGAAAAGAATGTATTATTAGAGGCCATAAACTCTACAAGGAATACCATAAGTGTTCAGCTTAATACATTATCTAGAAAGATTGCAGGTTTAGAAGGAAAACTTATTGATCTTCCTGAAAATCAACAAGAATATTTAAAGATTCAGAGAAGTCTTGACATAAGCAGAGAGGCTTATGATGTTTATCAAGCAAAAAGAAGTGAGGCTGCAATTGTTAAGGCAGCAAATGTATCTGATATAACGGTGATAGATGAGGCTAAAGATATAGGGAATCCACCGATAGGGCCAAAGAAATCTCTTAACTATATGCTAGCATTAATGATAGGTTTCTTTGCGCCTATGTTTATGATATTTGTCATTTATCTTTTAGATAGTACAGTTCATGGATCTGATGAAATAGAAAAGATGTCTAAGATTCCAATTCTCGGGCTTGTTGGAAAATACCGTTATAAAAACAATTTAATTGCTTATGAAAAGCCGAAATCTGCGGTAGCTGAATCTTTTAGGGCTATAAGATCTAGTCTGCAATTTATATTTAAGAATAATCCCTCAAATACCAGAGCAAATACATTAATGATTACCTCTTCCGTAAGTGGTGAGGGTAAAACATTTACATCTATAAACATAGCTACAGTTTATGCGCTATCTGGTAAAAAAACTATTTTACTTGGGTTAGACTTACGTAAACCCAAAATCTTTGATGATTTTAATATTACAAATGAAAAAGGGATTGTTAATTATTTAATAGAGGATAGTGATTTAAATGAAATTGTAACCAATACACATATTGAAAATTTAGATTTAATTACCTCAGGTCCAATTCCTCCAAACCCTTCAGAATTGTTAATGGGAGATAGACTAAAAAAGATGATTAGTGATTTAAAAGATGATTATGACATAATTATTTTAGATACCCCTCCTCTTGGTTTGGTGACTGATGCTTTGGAACTAACACAATATGCAGACGCTACTATTTTTATGGTAAGGCTAGACTATACCAAAAAAGGTATGCTTCAATTAGTTAATTCTAAATATAGAACAGGGGAATTAAAAAATATAAGTTTTGTTCTCAATTTCTATAAACATAAGAGTAATCATAATTACGGTTATGGCTATGGTTATGGCTATGGTTACGGCTACGGTTATGGTGCTTATGGCAATGCTTATCATGAAAAGGATAATCAATCTTTTTTCAAGAAGGCTAAAAACTTCTTAAGACGATTATAA
- a CDS encoding polysaccharide biosynthesis/export family protein, translating into MRSIKLLIIALSCIFISSCIPHKDTIYLQNKGNAVNDTIPYNLSEVQKPYRIQIDDILNIRIKVLDQNNTQIFNPIGEANLNADSAERAYFDGFTVDIHGNIRIPNLGILNVLGYTAEEIEKMIEQKLLDEQFKETANIFVTVKLAGLRYTATGEIGNPGTITLFKERVNIFEAIANAGEIPLTGNRKEVMIIRQYPQGQKIHSLDLTDVNVMKSPYYYIQPNDMIYVKPLKQKSIGTGETAVSSISTIATIVSLAATTVLIFTRL; encoded by the coding sequence ATGAGAAGCATCAAGCTTTTGATTATTGCTCTTAGTTGCATTTTTATCTCGTCGTGTATTCCACATAAAGACACAATTTATCTTCAGAATAAAGGGAATGCAGTAAATGACACAATACCTTATAATTTGTCTGAAGTTCAGAAGCCATACCGTATTCAAATTGATGATATTCTGAATATTAGAATTAAAGTTTTGGATCAAAACAATACCCAGATTTTTAACCCAATTGGTGAGGCTAATTTAAATGCAGATAGTGCTGAGCGTGCCTATTTTGATGGTTTTACTGTAGATATTCATGGTAATATTAGGATTCCTAATCTTGGTATTTTAAATGTTTTAGGTTACACTGCAGAAGAGATTGAAAAAATGATAGAGCAAAAATTGCTCGATGAACAGTTTAAAGAAACTGCTAATATTTTTGTTACGGTTAAATTAGCTGGATTACGATATACCGCCACAGGTGAAATAGGTAATCCAGGCACTATAACACTTTTTAAAGAACGAGTTAACATATTTGAAGCAATAGCTAATGCTGGAGAAATACCATTAACAGGTAATAGAAAAGAGGTGATGATTATAAGGCAATATCCGCAAGGGCAAAAGATTCATAGTTTAGATTTAACAGATGTTAATGTTATGAAATCTCCATATTATTATATTCAGCCTAATGATATGATTTATGTTAAACCATTAAAACAAAAGTCAATAGGTACAGGAGAAACAGCTGTTTCTAGTATTTCTACAATAGCAACAATTGTATCGTTGGCAGCAACTACGGTTTTAATTTTTACTAGACTATAA
- a CDS encoding ABC-F family ATP-binding cassette domain-containing protein encodes MNYLNVENISKSYGELVLFQDLSFSIHKDQKIAFVAKNGSGKTSILNILSGKDTPDEGQVVVRKGLRLAFLDQEPDLDNKLTIEETIFASDIPILKVIEAYEKALKNPEDTEAYQLAFEAMDRNNAWEFETQYQQILSQLKLDDLSLKVSILSGGQRKRLALAQALLSKPDILILDEPTNHLDLEMIEWLEDYFAKTQQTLFMVTHDRYFLERVCNEIIELDQGQLYTYKGNYSYYLEKKEARIESEATEVGKAKQLYKKELDWMRRQPKARTTKSKSRIDDFFEIKKKAHQRRKDHQVQLEINMERLGSKIIEFHNVSKAFKDKKILDGFDYTFKKGERIGIIGKNGTGKSTFLNLLTGSLNADGGKIVIGETVKIGYYTQGGITVKPEQKVIDVIRQYGDYIPLAKGRQISAQQLLERFLFDRKKQYDFVEKLSGGEQKRLYLCTVLIQNPNVLILDEPTNDLDIVTLNVLEDFLMDFPGVLLVVSHDRYFMDKIVDHLFVFRGEGVIEDFPGNYSDFRAYDSSQSKQVENTEKVDNAEAVKQNEATKLSYNEQKEYKNLESKIRSLELDKKAMEAKFNNPDLSQDDINKLSAKLQVIIDTIEEKELRWFELAEKLEN; translated from the coding sequence TTGAATTACCTCAACGTAGAAAATATTTCAAAGTCTTATGGAGAACTCGTGCTCTTTCAAGATTTATCATTCAGTATCCACAAAGACCAAAAGATAGCTTTTGTTGCTAAAAATGGAAGCGGAAAAACGTCCATTCTCAATATCTTATCTGGAAAAGATACACCAGATGAAGGACAGGTTGTCGTTAGAAAAGGACTTCGTCTCGCTTTTTTAGATCAGGAACCTGATTTAGACAATAAACTTACAATTGAAGAAACCATCTTTGCTTCAGATATACCTATTTTAAAAGTTATTGAAGCTTACGAAAAAGCGCTTAAAAATCCCGAAGACACCGAAGCTTATCAATTGGCTTTTGAGGCTATGGACAGAAACAATGCTTGGGAATTTGAAACCCAATACCAGCAAATCTTGTCTCAGTTAAAGCTAGATGATTTGAGTCTCAAAGTGAGCATTCTTTCTGGTGGCCAACGTAAACGTCTTGCACTGGCACAAGCTTTATTGAGCAAACCAGATATCTTAATTTTAGATGAGCCTACCAACCATCTCGATTTAGAAATGATAGAATGGTTAGAAGATTACTTTGCAAAAACCCAGCAAACCCTTTTTATGGTTACTCACGATCGTTACTTTTTAGAGCGTGTTTGTAACGAGATTATAGAATTAGACCAAGGGCAATTATACACTTACAAAGGCAACTATTCCTATTACTTAGAAAAGAAAGAAGCTCGTATAGAAAGTGAAGCTACAGAAGTTGGCAAGGCCAAACAACTATACAAGAAAGAACTCGACTGGATGCGTCGACAACCAAAAGCGCGCACCACAAAATCTAAAAGCAGAATTGACGACTTTTTTGAAATAAAAAAGAAAGCCCACCAACGTAGAAAAGACCATCAAGTTCAGCTTGAAATTAATATGGAACGCCTTGGTAGTAAAATCATTGAGTTTCATAATGTATCCAAGGCTTTTAAAGACAAGAAAATTTTAGATGGTTTTGATTATACCTTTAAAAAAGGCGAACGTATTGGTATCATTGGAAAGAACGGAACCGGAAAGTCGACCTTTTTAAATCTATTAACAGGTAGTCTAAATGCTGATGGTGGTAAAATCGTTATTGGAGAAACCGTAAAAATCGGTTACTACACCCAAGGAGGCATCACAGTAAAACCAGAACAAAAAGTTATTGATGTTATCCGTCAATATGGTGATTATATTCCATTGGCAAAAGGCAGACAAATAAGTGCTCAACAGCTTTTAGAACGCTTTCTTTTTGACCGTAAAAAACAATATGATTTTGTTGAAAAATTAAGCGGTGGTGAACAAAAGCGATTGTATTTGTGTACAGTTTTAATTCAGAATCCTAATGTTTTAATTCTCGATGAGCCAACCAATGATTTAGATATAGTAACACTCAACGTACTTGAAGATTTCTTGATGGATTTTCCTGGTGTGCTTTTAGTGGTGTCTCACGACCGTTACTTTATGGATAAAATTGTAGACCATCTTTTTGTTTTTAGAGGCGAAGGCGTTATTGAAGATTTCCCAGGAAATTATTCAGATTTTAGGGCTTACGACAGTAGCCAATCAAAGCAAGTGGAAAACACAGAGAAGGTAGACAATGCTGAAGCTGTTAAACAAAACGAAGCCACTAAACTATCCTATAACGAACAGAAAGAATACAAGAATTTAGAATCTAAAATTCGTTCGTTGGAATTAGACAAAAAGGCCATGGAAGCTAAGTTTAACAATCCAGATTTATCTCAAGATGACATCAATAAACTTTCAGCAAAATTGCAAGTTATTATAGATACTATTGAAGAAAAAGAATTGCGTTGGTTTGAATTGGCCGAAAAATTAGAAAATTAA
- a CDS encoding O-methyltransferase, whose protein sequence is MYQIKQYIKFLFKATNQHGVHSPFVYNFVTKCLYDKKKYNAYKDLQNYRKLLQASKVTLQITDLGEGSKTLGNEERKVSQMVSTSSSTKKEARLLYRVAKYFKLSSVLELGTSLGMGTYAYALANPTSKITTIEGCKNTSNFTKSQFENLNVNNTNFNIGAFASKIKKLDQTHFDCVYFDGHHNKEATIQYFEALLSKAHNDSIFIFDDIYWSKEMTEAWEYIKSHNTVTVTVDCFHLGFVFFRKEQAKEHFKIRL, encoded by the coding sequence ATGTATCAAATAAAACAATACATAAAATTCCTTTTCAAAGCCACCAATCAACACGGTGTACACTCTCCATTTGTATATAATTTTGTAACTAAATGTTTATATGATAAGAAGAAGTACAACGCTTACAAAGACCTTCAGAATTATAGAAAATTACTCCAAGCTTCAAAAGTAACTCTACAAATAACCGACTTAGGCGAAGGCTCAAAAACTTTAGGTAATGAAGAAAGAAAAGTGAGTCAAATGGTCTCAACGTCTAGTAGTACAAAAAAAGAAGCCAGACTATTATATCGAGTTGCTAAATATTTTAAATTAAGTTCTGTATTAGAACTAGGCACTTCTCTCGGAATGGGAACTTATGCTTATGCTTTAGCTAATCCAACTTCAAAAATCACAACTATTGAAGGCTGTAAAAACACTTCAAACTTTACAAAATCCCAGTTTGAAAATTTAAACGTCAACAACACCAACTTTAACATTGGTGCATTTGCTTCAAAAATTAAAAAATTAGACCAAACGCATTTTGACTGCGTCTACTTTGATGGTCACCACAATAAGGAAGCAACAATTCAATATTTTGAAGCACTTTTATCTAAAGCACATAACGACTCCATTTTCATTTTTGACGATATCTATTGGTCCAAAGAAATGACCGAAGCTTGGGAATATATTAAGTCTCATAATACTGTTACTGTTACTGTAGATTGTTTTCATTTGGGCTTTGTATTCTTCAGAAAAGAACAAGCCAAAGAACATTTTAAAATTAGATTGTAA